Below is a window of Microcoleus sp. AS-A8 DNA.
GCTGTTCAAGTTGAGAGTTTTGTAAAGCACCTTGTCTCTTAAGCGATGTTCCTAGGGGTTCATCCAGTGGACAACACCAATTTACTAATTTATCGAAAGCTCGCTTGCTCATCCATTGCTTCCACCCTTGTTGCTCAATCAGGGACACTAAACATTCATTGTTTAATTGGTTAGCTGCCGCTACAACATGACCCTGACTTACCCAGATGTAATGAACAGATTTTGGTACTGCTTGGGGGACTGGCAAGGTACTAAAAGAGAGCAAGCCTGTTTTTTGCCCTTTTTCAATAAACTGAAAAATTTCTGGTATGTACAAGTCTGCTAAAAAGATTTTTTGGGGCATAGTTGTGTCTTATAAACTAGACGACAAACTAAGGGCACTTTTTCTCTTTTAATAGTAATTCCTTCTATACATTTTTACCGTGTTTTTTAGCAAAACAGCGAGAAAACCCTAGTTCCCCTCCATGGAGAGGGGCTAGGGTGATTGGTGCTTAAGTCCTATCCATTAGAGAGGTGACTTATCTAGATTAATTATTCATTGATATGGACATCTCTAGATCAGTAAAATTAGGGAATTCGGTACTCGTAAAAATAAGTACGTATATACCTACGTAGATTTACGGAGACTGAGTTCCAGATAGAATAAAGGGCATGATCAATTAGAATTTTCCTTCTTGTGTTGTGTAGGTAGCTCATGGAGACTTTTGCCCTATCAGTCTACTGACCTAAAATGAAAATATTGAAAAATAAAGGCACGAATGATTCGTGCCTTGAGTCTTATTGTCACATAAATAACGATTAAGTAGGGTTGGAGATTAATCGCATTTACGGCTTGAACTGGGAAGTGTGTATCACTTGTTTGAATTTTTTGAAGGCTGACAATGTCTCATTCTTCCTGTTTTATAGCTTGTTGAAGAATTTGAGTTTCAGATCATGTCAGACTGTGGGTAAGAAACTCAATGTCACTAAAATGGCAACACTATAAGCAAAGATGTTGTTCATTTTACAAATGTAAATTTACCCGTTTTACCATCTGCTTCCATCTTGACCTGAGCCACATAAAACTCTCCTTGTTTGATTTCGCCATCTGGATCAAACGCAAGTTTTCCGAGTGGTGTTTCGTACTCTCCGTTTAAAATTTGATCGTTTAACTGTGTCCGTAACTGGTCTAGGGGAAATGTCTTGATTTTGGTCTTATTATCTAATGCTTTTAGGGCTTCCACAAATACCTGAACTCCCGTGAAAGCTTGAGCGCTAAACTGGGGCGGTTCTTTCTTAGTTTGAGCCTTATACGCCTCCCGGAATGCCTTATTAATATCATTAGAGACTTCAGGGCTATAGGCTTGAGCAATTAAAATATCATTGCATTGTGCCTGACATACCGGAAAGAGATTCGAGGTATTCAACCCGTTTCCACCAATAATTAACCCTTTGTATCCTAACTGGCGCAATTGCTTAATTAAGTTTCCGCCATCGGAAGCTAGGCCAGAGATAATGATTAGGTCTGGTTTGAGGTTAATGGCATTAGTGGCTTGGGTTTGAAAATCGGTATCAGTCGTCTGAAATTTTTGTACAGTTACCAACTCTAATTTTTGGTTTTTAACTGTTTCTTGAAAAGTTTCTGTCTCAGATTTACTGAAAGCATCATTTTGAGCATAAAAAACAGCAACTTTTTTAAGATTAGGATTAATTTTCAGGGCTTCTTTTACGGCATTAGGCGCAACAA
It encodes the following:
- a CDS encoding ABC transporter substrate-binding protein; this encodes MFRKRTLTKILTACFACVLVVACSQNNKPTTTANSTPGNTPTNTAISSSIPIGIAVAQTSNVALLGQEQVTGAKIAEKFFNDKGGVNGTPIKLVFQDTAGDEQGAINAFNTLITQDKVVGIVGPTLSQQAFAADPIAERARVPVLAPSNTAKNIPQIGKYIARVSAPVAVVAPNAVKEALKINPNLKKVAVFYAQNDAFSKSETETFQETVKNQKLELVTVQKFQTTDTDFQTQATNAINLKPDLIIISGLASDGGNLIKQLRQLGYKGLIIGGNGLNTSNLFPVCQAQCNDILIAQAYSPEVSNDINKAFREAYKAQTKKEPPQFSAQAFTGVQVFVEALKALDNKTKIKTFPLDQLRTQLNDQILNGEYETPLGKLAFDPDGEIKQGEFYVAQVKMEADGKTGKFTFVK